Genomic window (Hydrogenimonas cancrithermarum):
GGTGACGAAAATGATCTATTTCCGGGGGGAGCCGCTCCATCTGACCGCAGCCGAATACGGCATTCTCGCCTATTTGCTCGAACATGCCAACGAGGTGGTCTCCAGAGAAGACCTCATCTACAGTGTCGATGCGATTCATGAAGAGAGTTCGCTCAAGAGCATCGACGTCATCATCAGCCGTATCCGGCACAAACTGGAAGACAATCCCAAGCAGCCACGCTTCATACGGTCAGTTCGCGGGCTGGGGTACCGGCTCACTCCATGAGACGCGTTTCGATTTTCGTCTTTATCGCGGCGATTTTCGCGATCGCCTTTCTCGCGGCCGGTACGGCTTTCTACTTCTACGGCGTCAACGACAAGTATCGCCATTCGCAGATGATGGTGCAGCGAAATATCCTCTTTGCACAAAATATCCTGCTGCGGCTCGAGCGGGGCAACATGGCCGAACAGATCGAAGAGACGGCCCGAAAGTACGGAATGAAGTGGGTCAAAGATGAAAAAGATGGAATCAGGCTGCTCAAGGGTGCGAAACTTCTAGGGCGTCAGCCGACACCGTTCGGGTTTATCGATATGCTTCAAAAAGAGGGCCACATCTATCTTCTGATCAATGCCTTCGGACGGTTGATACTCTTCGAAGATGAGAGGTATAGACCGTATGATCCCAAAGTCGTATGGGTCTACTTCGTTCTGACGGCGTTTGTCATGCTGATGATCTTCTGGGCCATCTGGTTCAAGTTGAGGCCGCTCAAGTCGCTCCAGCAGTGCATTCGAAAGTTTGGAGAGGGAGAGCTCGATATCCATTGCAAGATCGAAGGAAGCGACGAAATTGCGCAGGTCTCTCAGGCGATAGACGAAGCGATCGGACGTATCCGTATGTTGATCAACTCCAGAAACCTATTTATCAGAAATATCATGCATGAGCTGAAGACGCCTCTGACCAAGGGGTTGCTGACAGTTCAGATGCTGCCCGAATCGAAACAGAAGGAGCGGCTCGAACGCATCTTTATGCGCCTGGACAGTACAATCAGCGAATTTGGAACGATCGAACAGCTCAGTAGCGGAAAGTTCCCGCTAAAAATCCGCCCCGTGACGATGGAGGATTTGGTCGACCAGGCGATCGATCTGGCGATGATCGAAAAAGAGCGCGGCAGTTACGATATCGCCCCCGTGCGTATCGAAGCCGATTTCAAGCTTTTGAGTATCGCACTCAAAAATCTGATCGACAATGCGGTCAAATACTCCTCCGATCGGAGCTTCCATCTTGCCGCCGGTAAAGAAGGGATCGTCGTCGAAAGCAGCGGCAATCCACTGGAGTACCCGCTGAGTTACTATATTCAGCCCTATACACAGGGGAACGAGGCGATCAGCGGTCTTGGGCTCGGTCTTTACATTGTTGATATGATCGCCAAAGCGCACGGTTTTAGGTTCGAATACAGATATGAAGGGAAGAAAAACAGATTTATAATCAAATTTTAAAGATTTTGAGGTATAATTTCGGTCTCATATGACCCGTTAGCTCAGCTGGTAGAGCAATTCCCTTTTAAGGAATGGGCCGTTGGTTCGAATCCAACACGGGTCACCACGATAATTTCTATCTGTCTATTCTTTGGTGCGGTGGTAGTTCAGTTGGTTAGAATACCGCCCTGTCACGGCGGGGGTCGCGAGTTCGAGTCTCGTCCACCGCGCCATTCCTACTTGTTTTTCATCTCTCTCAGTTTCACTTTTATCGAACCGAAAAATTCATGCATGGCGCGATAGCTGTTTAACAATGCCCACATCGATGGGAAGAGATCGGTCGACTGAACCCCTTTTTTATCGATGTCCGTATAGAAATTGGTTGCAGCCGGATAGAGGTTTTTCG
Coding sequences:
- a CDS encoding ArsS family sensor histidine kinase gives rise to the protein MRRVSIFVFIAAIFAIAFLAAGTAFYFYGVNDKYRHSQMMVQRNILFAQNILLRLERGNMAEQIEETARKYGMKWVKDEKDGIRLLKGAKLLGRQPTPFGFIDMLQKEGHIYLLINAFGRLILFEDERYRPYDPKVVWVYFVLTAFVMLMIFWAIWFKLRPLKSLQQCIRKFGEGELDIHCKIEGSDEIAQVSQAIDEAIGRIRMLINSRNLFIRNIMHELKTPLTKGLLTVQMLPESKQKERLERIFMRLDSTISEFGTIEQLSSGKFPLKIRPVTMEDLVDQAIDLAMIEKERGSYDIAPVRIEADFKLLSIALKNLIDNAVKYSSDRSFHLAAGKEGIVVESSGNPLEYPLSYYIQPYTQGNEAISGLGLGLYIVDMIAKAHGFRFEYRYEGKKNRFIIKF